aataaaaatgttaatgcaGTATAACAAAGTCCTGAATTTGTGGGAGAACACAGATCAGGAGCAACCGTTTCAAACCTCTGGGCTCCACTAGAATCATCTAAAATCAAGAGGGCCTGAAGCCAATGGCAGGACTTCCACAGTACTAATCTAGGCCCTGTTAGATGATCTCGATGATAGGGTGTGTGGGCCACATTTGTAGCAAGATATATGTGAGCCTTGTTCAAGTCAATCATCTCGGGAAGGGTCACTGGGATCAGGCCAGGGTCTGCCAAGGCCGCGGTGGCTTCCTAcgcagaggggcagaaggggggGTGCGTTGCAGAGTTGGGCTGGTCATTTCCTCTACAACCATGATTTTCAGGggtctttttcttcccccctgATGTGGGAACGTGTGTCAAAAGTCTgataagatatataaaatacaacATTTCTATTATAGTCCTTAAAGAATTTCCTTGGTCAAAAGATGAAAATTGCCACCGAATATCCAGGACAGACAGCCATTGTAGCAGTAACCCAACAAAAGCATTTTCATGTCATGGTGCCTTGAGATCAGTGGGAAACCAAGGGCCCAGCCTGTTGTCAGCTATGAGGGAACCCATCCTGATTCTGCCAAAGGTTTTGCTGATCCCTGCCAATGGCTTATCAGCTCAATTAGAGAGGCTGCGTGTTGATGAACTTTGATTCCTTTCTCGGGAGTTAACTTTTCTCCCACTACACTTCCCCAGCTGACCAGCTGTCTCTGTAGTCACACGGAGTGCTGAGCAGAAGCCTGTGGGTAGAGGGTGTAAACCCATCCCCACCACAGGACAAAGCTCCAGGCAGCGGGCAAGTGGGTGGGGGCGGAGTGGCCGTGTAAGTGAAGAGCAGTGCAGAATGGACCAGAAGGAAATGGGAGGCTTGGTTATCAGGCTGTTGGCTCTGTAAAGGCTTATGAAATTCATGTTCAGTGCCTGTTGAATGACAGCCTCCGTTCACTTGGGTCCACACAAATTATGCTGCCTTAAGCTCCAAGGGGCCTTGGAGACCAGAGGGTCTACGGCTCCCCTAACTTGAGTATCTGCTGGGTATCAGGCATAGGTGCCAGTCAGGTCActcacattatttcatttaattctcacctTCTGCACATGAGAACTGAGACCAGGAGAGCTTAAGAAATTCAGTTGAAAGGAATAGCTTATAAGGAGAGCAGACATTCTAACCAAGGTCTGCTGGTGCCAAGACCACCATTCTCAAAATGTGGGTGCCCAACccctcagcatcacctgggaatttctCAGAAGTGCTCATTCTAGGGCTCCCCCagacctcctgggagtggggcccagcaTTCTGCAGTCTCACAAGCCCCCCAGGTGATTATGACACACACTGCAGTTGAGGACCACTCAGCTAATACCGTGGTTTCTCTGAGACCTCTCAGAGCTTTAATGACTTGACTAAAGTCAACCAGCTCTTCAGGGATAGACCCAGACCCAGAACCAAAAGGCAACCCTCTTGCCTCCTTGTTTATGTAATGATGCCAGGGAGGTGATCAGGAGACATAGTTGGCCCCTTCTTCTTGCCTTATTTATTCCCTAAGAGTGCCAACATTTGCCTTCTCTAGACTCACCCCTCAGGCTTCACCCTATccccaccttcccacccccatTCTCACAACGTCCAGATAATACAGGAAggaggcaaagatttttttcgCATCCTCTCACCTCCCTCTCCAGACCCTTTCCTCCCTTCTGGTGTCCTTCTCCTAGATGTCCCCCACCTAGGGCAGCTAACCATCTCAGATTGTCTGGGGCTATCTAGGCTTAAGAACTGAAAATCCTGCATCCTGGGAAACCGCTCAGCCCCAGGCGAGCCAGGACAGTCACCACCCAGCCCAGGCCCTGTCCTGATCCTCAGTGGCTGGCAGCCAATGTCAGTGTAGGTCCATTCAGTCAACAAATCTTTATGGAGCCCCTACTACATgctaagcactgtgctaggtgaaCAAACCAGACATGATCCTTGTCCTCACCCAGCTAACAGTCTTTTGGGAAAAATgacaaataagtaattaaaatagGTACTTTACTGGGGGCACTACCATGCCATATATGGCAAGGATAATATAAGGGGACAATGTGAGGAGGTGTCAAAGAAGGTTTCCTGGAAGAAGTGTCATGTAGATATTACACGACGACTCACTGCTGGATAACAGTTTCAGATTTTGTCTCTCAGGCACATTTTGAGGGGAAAACATCTCTTGAAGATAGAGCCTAAAGgtcttttaaaaaccaaagtgGATAAAATTTAATGGTGGCATGAAAGGCAGTATACCTTAGATTTTGAGACAGATCCCTTTCCTCCAAATACTGAAACAGCTAAAgcttcacacaaacacacacgcacgcacatgcacacagcatcccccttcctcctgctcctaAAGAAGGGAGTAAATAAAGACCAGACAACCATCCCAGGAGTGGCtgaccccttccccaggccaTCACTTGGTGCCTGCCACTCCAAACAAGTGGATAACTGGAGGCTGTTTTGTGGTAGCAACTGGGCAAACAAACCTGGAGACAGGCAGTGTTTTCCAAAGCTCATTCCACATGCCTCAGGCAGCAGGAGCCCTgggggtgaaaaaaaaagaaagttgccaATGTAGAGGGAGTAACCAAGGCtttggggacagaggagggctTGGGGCttcaaaagagacaaaagaaaggaGTAAAAAGATTGCATTAGGAGAAACTGGACTCTGTCAgcaatttccagaaaaaaaattttttttttaatcagaaaagatagtaagaaaaaagaaaggggtcACTCGGCTTCTTAGTATAAAGTCTGGTAAGCAGGAAAGACAAAGATAGGATTGAGACTGTGTTTGCCCGAAAGTCTTTCATAACTGATACATGGTAAATAATTTAAGACCATCAGGCTGGGGCAATGGCTTGCTTCAAGATTTTTTACTGTCCTCTGCTGTTTCATGTTATGGTTAGACTCTAGTTAGTGCCAGGGGCGATTATCTTTCCCACCCTGTGTCTTCTGCAGTCCATCTCCTTTAACCCTGCTCTAGCATGACATTTCAAGTTGATTTGCAGCAAAGGGTGACCTGGATGCTTTTCTGTGGAGCTAGGTTTTGACCTGCTGCTTGCCATGAGCAAGCAGCCCTGCCCCCTTGGCTTCCCTTCCCCACAGCAGCCAAGGACAGCCGCGGGTATCGCGTGGTGTGGGGTCTCTGagaccctgtgctgggctctaCCCCAGAGGTAGATGAATGTTGGAAAAACGAAGAACCCCCTGCCTCTGTCTACATGTACGCAAACCAGGGCATAGAGCACCTGGCAACTGTCACAGCTGCTACTGGAGGCAAATTGGAGGAAGActttttgaacattaaaaaaggGAATCCATTAACATGTTGTGTATTTTTGctgtcatttctttatttgaggtGGCGAAATAAGGAAGGATAGAGGAGTGATTCTAGAAGGGAGGGTTGAATTTGCTACATTCAAAGTAGACAGGGAGTCAAGTAGTTCAGAACAAgtagttaagagaatgaaaaatgtaCCAAGGGTTTTCCAAAGCTGAAGTTCCAACCCATTTTTCAAATTGGCAAAATGATAgtaaattttcttaatataataaatagaattatggatatttattccgcagaaaacaaaagaaatgtttgtttaaaaaaaaactgttgaaagTTATGCAATGAAATGTTAACCCTGGTTGCCCCAACTAGAGAGGTCAGAAGCAAGAGATGGACTTTTTCCTTACATGCTTTTGTATTATTTGCCATgtgttatttccctttttttagttactgagatataattgacatataacattgtttgggttttagatgtacaacataatgatttcatATATTGCAAAACCATGTGTgacttttgtaaattaaaaaaaatgtgcttaaaaATGACCAACTTCATGATGATACCGTGCTCTTCAGGTTGCTGAAGAAGACAAAGAGGAGAGTGAGGAAGAGCTCATCTTCACTGAAACTAACAGTGAGGTTTCTGAGGAGGTGTatacagaagaggaggaggaggaagaggaggaggaagaggacgaggaagaggaggaagaggaaggaacaacTGAAAACGAGAAAGGTATTAATGGAACTGTAAATTATGATGGCATCGATTCTGATAACTCTAAGCCAAAGACATTTAAAAgtcaaatagaaaacataaatttgACCAATGGCCACAGTGGAAGGAACACAGAGTCACCGGCTGCCATTCACCCTTGCGGGAACCCTACAGTGATCGAGGATGCCTTGGAAAAGATCAGGAACAACGACCCTGACACCACAGAGGTCAACCTGAACAACATCGAGAACATCACGTCGCAGACCCTTGCCCGCTTCGCTGAGGCCCTCAAGGGCAACACGGCAGTGAAGACCTTCAGTCTGGCCAACACGCGCGCGGACGACAGCGCGGCCATGGCCATTGCGGAAATGCTCAAAGTCAACGAGCACATCACCAACATCAACGTGGAGTCCAACTTTATCACGGGCAAGGGGATCCTGGCCATCATGAGAGCTCTGCAGCACAACACGGTGGTCACGGAGCTGCGCTTCCACAACCAGAGGCACATCATGGGCAGCCAGGTGGAGATGGAGATCGTCAAGCTGCTCAGGGAGAACACCACGCTGCTGAGGTTGGGCTACCATTTTGAGCTCCCAGGACCAAGAATGAGCATGACAAGCCTCCTGACGAGAAACATGGATAAACAGAGGCAGAAGCGGATACAGGAGCaaaaacagcaagagagctaTGATGGAGGAGCCAATCTTAGGACCAAAGTCTGGCAAAGAGGAACACCTGGCTCTTCACCTTATGCATCTCCCAGGCACTCTCCCTGGTCATCCCCCAAACTCCCCAAGAAAGTCCAAACTGTGAGGAGCCGTCCTCCATCTCCTGTggctccaccccctcctcctccgcCACCACCCCCGCCGCTTCCCCCGCAAAGGCTGCCGCCTCCTCCTCCGCTAGCACCTCCTCCACTCCCAGAGAAAAAACTAATCACCCGAAACATCGCAGAAGTCATCAAACAACAGGAGAGTGCCCAGCGGGCATTACAAAAtggacagaagaagaaaaaagggaaaaaggtgaagaaacaaccaaacaatatcctaaaggaaattaaaaattcccTGAGGTCagtgcaagaaaagaaaatggaagagagtTCCCGACCTTCTACCCCACTGAGATCAGCTCATGAGAATCTCATGGAAGCTATTCGGGGAAGCAGCATAAAACAGCTAAGGCGGGTAAGTAACCCAAGAGCAGATTTGGGGCACGGATGTAGTACGTGAGTGAGCCTCCACTGCACGATGGTACCGAAGTCACctctaaaaatgtttattaatgtttaaaatgttttagtatGCAAGAGCAAGCCTCCAAATTTGGAACACCAGGAGCAGGTCACCAGTGAGCACATTTCCATTTGAGACGTGTGCTGGGACCACCTTCTTAGCATCTCCGTTCTGGACGGACCAGGACTATTTTAAGACACTCCAACACTTAAAAATCCTGATTGCCTTAATAAGAAAATGGGGGAATATAATTTACATTCCAAAAAAGATTCATCACTTGTCAACATTTTTACCTGAGTTGCAAGTGATTTACAACCTcatttataatacaaaatttGAATATCGAATAGCACACAGCAATAATCAATCTATATCCGAGTTTGTCTCAGAGAATACTGCTTAGAGACATACCCTACAGATATTTTTCACTTtatcatttgtgttgttttattgaaagaaaatccCCTATTTTTATAGGTGGAAGTTCCAGAAGCTCTGCGATAAAAACATGATCTTTAGAAGAGGATGCAGAAtcattcagtggtattaaataagACACATTGTGAGATGTTTCTAAAATACCTTTTTCGATTTGAAATGTTTCCTGACTTTAAAAATAGCCTCACCCATTAattccaaaaagaattttaagaaacaattgGCATGTTTCTtctgtaaatatgaaaataaactactttttttttatgttaatgagatTTGTATTGGCAAGAAGCAGGTTATTTAAAGATGCTCTTTTATCTCTGGATGTGTTGATAACTCTGAGCTGTAATGAGTTAATGAAATGTGCTGTTATTTTTGTAATCCCAATAAATTtgaattgaagttttttttttttttttttaaacaaaccaatttttgtgtgtgtgagttgaTACATCTGCCAGGTATGTATGTAACAttgtcaaatattaaaaatatgcattctcACCCAAAAAGGGCTTGGGTCCttagcattttcctttctttgctttttcatgtCCAAGAAAATTCGATCAGAGCTCTTTctaaaaagtctgaaatcaaaaattttctttttaaaaaaaatttttaaaagattttatttatttgatagagagagcacaagcagtggggaggggcagagacagagggagaagcagactccccactgagcagggagcccaacgcaggactccatcccaggaccctgggatcatgacctgagctgaaggcagccacctaacagactgagccacccaggcgtcctgaaatCAAAAATTTGCTTAAAAGTCTTCTTGGTAGTGAGATAAAAGCTCTAGAGAAGACCCCAAAGTGGCCGTTATCATAGTGGGTACATTGACCTTAGACCTAGAATGTCAGCTGACACTCCCACATTCCCAAAAGGCTGATAGGTACCAAGAAGTCAACTCAATATTTACAactatttctggaagaaaaaaaaaaaaaaatgaaggaaggctTCTTGGTAGAGGAAATAGTATCAGGGGAATTCCTGGAAAATAAGCCCTGAATTCAGAGCTATCTTGTGGCTGATTACTAAAGATTCACAACTCTCAAGTTTCCCTTTGAACTGTCCTTAGATGAGCCTTAGTCCAGTGGGCCTCAGCCTTTTTGTGCCCTACACAAATGGAACATGGGCGTCCTTGACACACATCCCAGGACAAAGGCACATGTATTTCTGATCCCCAAATATCATTCAATCCCACCTCCCTCTCACTCAAGGAAGGTCTGaattcaaaaaagagaaagacatttcCGAGATCACCTTCATCCCACTCCAGTGCTCCACTCCAACTTATGAAAGCTATAAATCTCTTCTAAAGTCCTTTGTATTAACTATGATTAGCAATGTTTCCTCTGTATCCTGCAGAGTCTAACAGTGGTCCTGGCAAGCTCTCTGGGCCACTCATTCAATGATTGTTTGCTCTACGTACAAAGCTTTGGATTATCTCCAATCAAGAGGATTATGTTTCACTAGGAAATTTGTCCAATAGTTCTTGGGTCTGTTTCTTTTAGTCTGTTTCTATTGTTCTCTTACTTGGTGAGCACCACCTATATGATCTCTGAAGGAGGGGGCCAGAGGCCTGTGAGCTCAGTCAGTGCCCTGGCTCCATGTGGGGAGTGACTGACACTTTTTGAACTATCTGAATTGTCTCAGGTATACTTTTCcccaaaaaactttaaaaggggcaaaacaaacaaaatattataaagcCCATCATAAGACAGGTATGATGTGATCAGAGACCGAGCAGGGACATTTATCATTCAGGAAAGACATTGCTAGAAGGTTATTTCAGAATATAGTGCTTAAACATTCAAGGTGCTATGACTCCATTCAGCACAGGACAGGGATGAGTTCATCCTGCCTGCAAACTCGGAAACTAATTAGTTCATCCTCTATAAAGAGCTTTCAGCTCACAGGGAGAGGAGTGTCCAAGACCAGATGAAGTGTTTAGGCTGTGATTTATACTTGCACATTAATCTCTTGAAGTACACATCATCCGGGTTTGAAACGGGGCCAGGATGCTGAGTCTTATTGCGTGTCAGGAACCCGGCTGCCCCAGGCATTTATAACTCAGTGTCAGCAGGATGTTGATTTAATACCTGCCCTGATGTAATTGCTCCAAGCGAGAGAAAGGTAGAGGTACTAACAGGCTGCTGAGATGCGCTGAGGAGTAGGGCAAATCCATAGATTCTTGAAAAGATTCCTTTCATGACAGAGTTAACactatcttttatttctctgaggCTTGAAAGGTGGAGTCTTACTTTCATTAATCATCAAATAGCATGGTCTAAAAGACTAAGAATTGACCTAAGAATTACAGAACTCAGAAGTACGGTACAATGTTAATGCCTTTGACAATGTCCACAAAGATTTTCTAAGGGCCCACCATGTTCCAGGCATTTTTCTGGACGCTGAGGATACACAGTGAACGAAGGAGATACAATCCCTGTCCTCGTGTAACTGACATTCTCATGGAGGGAGCTCATCGTGCATTTACTTACCAAGTGCCTCTGCTCAGTGCTGGGGAGACCAAGTTAAATTAGAAAGTGTCCTCCACCTCAGAGCAGTGGGAATCCTGAGAAAACCATCCCTTCCCGAATATGTGGTAAGAACTGACTTAAAGACAGGTGTAGGGTCCTATGTGGGCACTGAGGAAGCCTCATCATCTAAAGTTAGtgttagcaaactttttctgtaaagaattaAGGAATAAATAGTTTAGACTTTGTGGGCCATTCAGTCTCTGCCAAAACTATTCAAATTTGCCCCTGCAGGACAAAAACAGCCACAGGCAATATGTAActgagagagcatgtgtgtgttctaataaactttatttatagacattcaaatttgaattttatataaccTTCCTGAGTTAACTTTCCTCTTTCAattttttcaaccattaaaaaatgtaaatgctctTCTTAGTTCACAGTTCACAGGCTGTTGGATGTAGTTGACTTGTGAGCCACAGTTTACCATAGACCCTTGATCAAAAGCAGGTAAGTGGTCAAGAAAAGCTTCTcagtggggtggctgggtggctcagggggttaagcatctgacttgattttggctcaggtcatgatctcaggttgtcacattgagccccgaatcgggctccacactgggtgtggagcctgcttgggattctctctctgcccctcccccacctctctctctctgtccctctctcttaaaaaaaaggcaagaaaagaaaggcttCTCAGGGACAGTAACACATGATTTTTTAGCCAGgctaaaaaaaagagtcaaataaTGGGACTAGGGAATAAGGAAGGATATTTAAGTTTGAGGAAACAGGGCAATACAGAAAATAGTTGAAAATCATAGGGTTTAATGTAATTCTGTAAAAACAAAGATTTGGTAAAGAGTTActacttcagtcttttttttctagtattgATAATTTTGGtgaattaaaattagaactattGTATATTTTCTCTATGGGcttcttttttacaaaaatagcATGTGATCATTAAGAAAAATCAGAATGTACAGGAATCAAAAGAACCTAATGAATCCCCATATTCCCACCCACACAGAGCAACCACTGATGACCCTTTAGTGTATATCTTTTAGAGTCTCCTTAATGcatatttaaatgtacatattGCTATGTTTTCTACAAAAAGGGGAAGATAGCATACATACCATTATACAACCCACCATATTTTATGTAAGGAAGTTCAATAACTGTTGgatatttaggttattttgaTTAGTCCTCTGATGTTGGATACATAGTTTGTGTCAACCCATCCCTTTGAGTTATTCTGACTTGAAACTCTTCCAGAAAGCCCTTAGAAGAACTGATTGATGAATGATTGATAGCTAAAAAGCCATTTCCCAGATAGACAAGAGTTGGGAGCCAAGATTGTGGTACACCAAAACTGGAAATTGGGTTTCAACCAAATTGTCATGTTTACCAACTTTCTCACAGCCAAATTATATGCCTATCTGAACCGCAGAGACATGCATTAGTAAGATGCTTTCAAAAAGTTCATACAATTTCATACAATTTTCTACTTCTGAATAAAAAAGGCCAGGAGGAATTGGGAGTTACAGAAGCCCAACCTGAACAACTTAGTGCAAGCTAAGGAATGTGGACTTAATTATGAAAGTCCTGGGAGCATCAGAGAATTTCAAGAGGAGGAGTGACATGATGTTTATATAGGTTTTGAAAATACGACCTGTGTAACCAAGAGAAGGATGGATTCTGTGAGGTCCAGACCATTATAATCATTTAAGAATGAAGTGATACAAATTTGAACTGTGAATGCTGTCTAAGTGTAAAGGGGTCCAAACAGAGCAGAGACTAAGAAAGCACCTACTCCACAGAATTTAGTAACTGGCTAGGGGTAGGGGGTAGGAGGCAATGAAAGAAAGGAGTCTATGTTGACATTTGTGCTCCTGGCTGGGCCTTTTGGGTGCATAGTGGTGCCAAAACTGGGACAGGAGCAGGTGTTGGAGGAAGAAGATGACTTCGGTATTAAGTACATTGTGTCTGAGGTGCCGGTCCACTTGAATGTGTGGGTGGGTCTAGAATGATGGGGGTGGGCTTCCTGCTGCAAATAGGGGCTTGGGGGTCACATGGCTGAGTGGCATTTAAAGATGGGGGTTTGGGTGCGGTCACTCAGGG
This genomic window from Halichoerus grypus chromosome 12, mHalGry1.hap1.1, whole genome shotgun sequence contains:
- the LMOD2 gene encoding leiomodin-2; the encoded protein is MSTFGYRRGLSKYESIDEDELLASLSAEELKELERELEDIEPDRSLPVGLRQKSLTEKTPTGTFSREALMAYWEKESQKLLEKERLGECGKVAEEDKEESEEELIFTETNSEVSEEVYTEEEEEEEEEEEDEEEEEEEGTTENEKGINGTVNYDGIDSDNSKPKTFKSQIENINLTNGHSGRNTESPAAIHPCGNPTVIEDALEKIRNNDPDTTEVNLNNIENITSQTLARFAEALKGNTAVKTFSLANTRADDSAAMAIAEMLKVNEHITNINVESNFITGKGILAIMRALQHNTVVTELRFHNQRHIMGSQVEMEIVKLLRENTTLLRLGYHFELPGPRMSMTSLLTRNMDKQRQKRIQEQKQQESYDGGANLRTKVWQRGTPGSSPYASPRHSPWSSPKLPKKVQTVRSRPPSPVAPPPPPPPPPPPLPPQRLPPPPPLAPPPLPEKKLITRNIAEVIKQQESAQRALQNGQKKKKGKKVKKQPNNILKEIKNSLRSVQEKKMEESSRPSTPLRSAHENLMEAIRGSSIKQLRRVEVPEALR